The following are encoded in a window of Primulina eburnea isolate SZY01 chromosome 4, ASM2296580v1, whole genome shotgun sequence genomic DNA:
- the LOC140831048 gene encoding ethanolamine-phosphate cytidylyltransferase-like, giving the protein MGYEGENVQLNSRILASWLIGGLVIGVSLLGLNFALPKNRKKRPIRVYMDGCFDMMHYGHCNALRQARALGDQLVVGVVSDPEIIANKGPPVTPLGERMIMVSGVKWVDEVIPDAPYAITEDFMRKLFDEYNIDYIIHGDDPCILPDGTDAYALAKKVGRYKQIKRTEGVSSTDIVGRMLLCVRERSTGDSHNHSSLQRQFSHGHSHKSVDGGSGSGTRISHFLPTSRRIVQFSNGKGPGQDARIVYIDGAFDLFHAGHVEILRLARGLGDFLLVGIHPDQTISANRGAHRPIMNLHERSLSVLACRYADEVIIGAPWEVSKDMITTFNISLVVHGTVAEDNDFQKEKRNPYSVPISLGIFKLLESPLDITTSTIIKRIVSNHEAYQRRNEKKAESERRYYEDKSYVSGD; this is encoded by the exons ATGGGGTATGAGGGAGAGAATGTCCAGCTGAACTCACGGATTCTGGCATCTTGGCTAATCGGAGGGCTGGTAATTGGGGTCTCATTGCTGGGTTTAAACTTTGCCCTTCCAAAGAATAGGAAGAAGAGGCCGATAAGGGTATATATGGACGGGTGCTTCGACATGATGCATTATGGTCACTGCAATGCCCTTCGTCAGGCTCGAGCCCTCGGCGATCAATTGGTTGTCGGTGTTGTAAGTGATCCTGAAATTATTGCCAACAAAGGCCCTCCAGTCACGCCTCTTGGTGAGAG GATGATCATGGTAAGTGGTGTGAAATGGGTGGACGAAGTTATTCCTGATGCTCCATATGCTATCACTGAAGATTTCATGAGAAAACTGTTTGATGAGTACAATATTGATTACATTATCCATGGGGACGATCCCTGCATTCTTCCAGATGGGACTGATGCTTATGCCCTTGCCAAGAAGGTTGGacgatataaacagattaagcGCACTGAAGGGGTCTCAAGTACTGACATTGTTG GTCGTATGCTTCTCTGTGTTAGAGAGAGGTCAACTGGTGACAGTCATAACCACTCTTCTCTGCAAAGACAATTCAGCCACGGTCATAGCCACAAATCTGTAGATGGAGGGTCTGGTAGTGGAACAAGAATATCTCATTTTTTACCTACATCTCGCAGGATTGTCCAATTTTCAAATGGAAAG GGGCCTGGACAAGATGCTCGTATAGTTTATATAGATGGTGCATTTGATCTATTCcatgctggacatgtggag ATACTTAGGCTTGCCCGAGGGCTTGGCGACTTTCTGCTTGTTGGTATCCATCCCGACCAAACTATCAG TGCAAATAGAGGAGCACACCGTCCAATTATGAATCTACACGAACGAAGCTTAAGTGTTTTGGCTTGTCGCTATGCAGATGAGGTTATAATTGGTGCTCCATGGGAGGTCTCAAAAGATATG ATAACAACCTTCAATATTTCTTTGGTTGTGCATGGAACCGTGGCAGAGGATAATGATTTTCAGAAG GAGAAGAGGAATCCTTATTCTGTTCCAATCAGCCTAGGTATTTTCAAGCTCTTGGAAAGTCCTCTGGACATTACCACTAGCACAATAATCAAGAGGATTGTATCAAATCATGAGGCATACCAG AGACGAAATGAGAAAAAGGCCGAAAGTGAAAGAAGGTATTATGAAGATAAATCCTATGTTTCGGGTGATTAA